In the Anaerolineales bacterium genome, GACCCGACTCTCCCGTGACATGGGCCTCGGAATAATACTTGAGGATCGCCTCCTTGATTGCGGATGCTTCGGCCGCGTTCGTTTCCATTGCCGTTTTCCTTTCGATTTCGTTTTTTTATACGAGAGTCGGACGGCTAAAAACGTTGCGCCGTCGATGTCCCGCGATCGAGGGACCGGATTCCGCGGCGCTACCGCCCCAGGATGCGGTCGATCTCCGCCATCTGTTCCTCCGTCAGCGGCCCGAACCGCAGCGCACCGCAGTTTTCTTCAACCTGTTTCACGCTCTTGAACCCGGGGATCGGGACGGTTGCCGGACTGCGGGCCCAGATCCACCCCAGCGCGCCCTGGGCGAGCGTGCGCCCGCCGGCGGTCAGCACGCCGCGGATCGATTCCAATTTGTCGAGCCAGTCCTTGGCCGGTTTTCCGTTTTGGAATCCGGGATGCCAACCGGCATGTTTGCGCACGTCCGCCTCGCCGAAGGTCGAAGCCGGGGAATACTTGCCGGTCAGCAGGCCCATCCCCAGCGGGCCGCGGTTCAGGCTGGCCAGGTTGCGCTCCTCGCACAACGCGATCAGTTCGGAGTTGCCATCGAGCACGCTGAGCTGCTGTTCGACGACGGCGCAGCCGGGCGATTCGGAGAAGGCGCGGACCGCGTCTTCGCGGTCGGTGCTCCAACCGTAGGTGCGGATTTTGCCTTCCTGTACGAGCTGTTCCAGGACCGCGCGGGCTTCCAGCGCGCGCTCGAGCTTGTGGCCCCAGATGTGGAGCAGATAAACGTCGAGGTAGTCGGTGCCGAGCCGCCGGAGGGTGTTTTCCAGGTCCGCGCGGACGTGCGCGGCGGCATCGCTGTCTTCCTCGCTTTCGCCGTAGGCCGTCACCGCGCGGGCAGCCTCGTCGACCCGGTATCCGAACTTGCTGGCGATGACGGCCTTGGGGCGGCGGTCTTTCACCGCCCGGCCGAGGATCCGCTCGCTGCGGCCGCAGCCGTAGTTGGCGGCCGTATCGAAGAGGGTCACGCCGAGGTCAAGCGCGGCGTGGATGGCGCGGACCGATTCGCCGTCGTCGACGCCGGTCCAGCCCGCCGGGGAACCCAGAAACGTCCATTCGCCGCCGATCGCCCAACAGCCCATCCCCAGCGGACCGACTTCGATCCCGGACCTGCCTAGCGTTCGATTGGGTGTGGTCATGCTGCATCTCCTTTGTGAAAAAGATTCCGATGTTCCCCTCCAAACCTGACAGGTCTTCCGGACCAGTCGGGTATGGAGGGGAAGGAAGTCAGGCCGGCGCCTGCCAGCCGTGAGCGATGATCCGGCTGCGCTTGCGGGCCAGGATCTCCTCCGTCAATCCCCATTCCTTCAGGAAGGACGGAAAGAATTCTCCCAGGCGCTCATCCGTTTTCAGCGCGTTCTCGGGGCAGACGGCCAGGCAATGCAGGCATTCGATGCACTTGGCCGGATCGGATTCTCCGGAGAGCATGTCCATCGCCTGAACCGGGCATTCGGCTTCGCACGCGCCGCACAGCGAACAATCCCGGAACCGCATCGGCTGTCCCCAGCGGCGTTGCGCCGGCGGCGGAGCGTTGAGCCATTGTTCGACGCCGGTATCGTAACCGCAGGGCTTCTGCAGGGAGAAAACCGCGGAATCGGAAGGATCGAATCGTTCGATGACGCGCACGGCGAATTCGCGGGCGGCGGCGAAATCCGCCTCGTTCGGGCGGTCCGCCATCAAATTCCATCCGGCGAGGTTGAACGTGTGCCGGCCGAGGAACTCGGCGCACAGGCGCACGCGGAACCCGGCCCGGGTCAACAAGGCGTACAGATGGTATTGGGCGTACCCCGGCGTCCGCCCGCCGTAGGTGACAAAGACCGCGCACGGCCTCCCGCCGCCCGCGAGGGCCGACAGCCAATCGTGAAGCGGCCGGGGCGGGAAATCGGCGTAGACCGGCGCGCCGAAGATGTACCCGCCGTACGCGCGCGACGGGAAAGCGGCCGCGCGCGAAGAAAAAGCGGTGACGTCGATCAGCTCCGCGCCGAATCCGCGCCGCATCAATTTCCCGCGGACGACCTCGGCGTAGGAGCGGGTGACGCCGGTGCCGGAAAAACAGACGACGGCGATTTTTTGGGCATGCATGGATTCACTCCTCTTGCGCCTGAGCATACCGCAGACGGAATTCTCCGCGTTCCTCTTCCACGATCCGGAATGGGCCGCCCAGATGGGCGCCCAGCAGCCGCGAACCGGAATCCGCAAAGCGGGGGAAAAAACTTTCTCCGCTGCGCGATGGCGTCCTCGCGGTCGGCGTGGTAATCGGCCGACGGCCAATCCGGATGCGCCACTTGGGCCGGGTGGTGCAGCAGATCCCCCGGAAACCACAGCGGGGCGGACACGGCCTCGAAGATCAGGCGCCCGGGCGTGTGTCCGGGGGTTGTATGGACCCGGATGCCGCCGACCGCATCGCCGCCGCCGGCGAAACGGACCCGGCCCGCCTCGACGAGCGGCCGGACGCTGTCGTCGATGCACGGATGCCGCTGGGGATGGTCCGCAGGCAGGCCGCTCCAGTACTCCCATTCGCGCGGGCTCAAGACGTACTCGGCCCGCGGAAAGGTCTACGCCCATCCCCGTTCCGCGGCCGTCGTCGCCCATCCGACGTGGTCATGATGCAGGTGCGAGAGGAAGACGAAATCCACGTCCTCCAAACGCACGCCGAGGGAGGCGAGCGTTTGCTCGTACGGCAGATTTTGATGATCCCAATACGGCTCGTCCGGCCGCGTCTTGCCGTTGCTGGATCCCGCATCGATGACCGAGAGGCGCCCCCCAAAGCGCAGAAGGAAGATCTGGGTGGAGGAGATGATCATCCCGGTCTCGGTCAGGCGCGCGCCGACTCCCGGCGGCGAAACCCGGCGGATCTCGCGGGTGGTCCGCCCCGGGAACAGGACCGGATGCGCCATCGCCTCGCCTTCCCATTCCACGATCCTCCACAACTCCGCACCGTCCCAACAATGGGGGCCGAAGACCTTCAGCAAATCCATACTATCCTCGCTTTCGGAATTTCCCCATTCGATTCCATCCCAGGCCCGAAGGGCGGTTCCGGGAAGAGCCGGAAGAGGTCAGCTCGCCGCCGGCAGGAAGCCGAGACCGGCCGTACGGCCCGGTCCGCTCCTGTCGGAGGATCGGAATGCGTATTCCCAAACCTCCGCGCGGATCGTCGTCCAGCCGAGCGTCCGCGCGACCGACACCCGGGTGTGTCCATCCTCGACGAAATACCTGTCTGCGACCCGGTACAGGCTGAGCGGCGGCCAATCGCCGCCTTGGACGATCAGGTATACGCCCACCCAGCGGTCGCGCAGGTGCGCGGACCGCGGGCGGAAGACGCGGTTGAAATCCTCGCCGCGATCGACGAAACCGATGATCCGT is a window encoding:
- a CDS encoding 4Fe-4S binding protein; translation: MHAQKIAVVCFSGTGVTRSYAEVVRGKLMRRGFGAELIDVTAFSSRAAAFPSRAYGGYIFGAPVYADFPPRPLHDWLSALAGGGRPCAVFVTYGGRTPGYAQYHLYALLTRAGFRVRLCAEFLGRHTFNLAGWNLMADRPNEADFAAAREFAVRVIERFDPSDSAVFSLQKPCGYDTGVEQWLNAPPPAQRRWGQPMRFRDCSLCGACEAECPVQAMDMLSGESDPAKCIECLHCLAVCPENALKTDERLGEFFPSFLKEWGLTEEILARKRSRIIAHGWQAPA
- a CDS encoding MBL fold metallo-hydrolase; amino-acid sequence: MDLLKVFGPHCWDGAELWRIVEWEGEAMAHPVLFPGRTTREIRRVSPPGVGARLTETGMIISSTQIFLLRFGGRLSVIDAGSSNGKTRPDEPYWDHQNLPYEQTLASLGVRLEDVDFVFLSHLHHDHVGWATTAAERGWA
- a CDS encoding aldo/keto reductase — translated: MTTPNRTLGRSGIEVGPLGMGCWAIGGEWTFLGSPAGWTGVDDGESVRAIHAALDLGVTLFDTAANYGCGRSERILGRAVKDRRPKAVIASKFGYRVDEAARAVTAYGESEEDSDAAAHVRADLENTLRRLGTDYLDVYLLHIWGHKLERALEARAVLEQLVQEGKIRTYGWSTDREDAVRAFSESPGCAVVEQQLSVLDGNSELIALCEERNLASLNRGPLGMGLLTGKYSPASTFGEADVRKHAGWHPGFQNGKPAKDWLDKLESIRGVLTAGGRTLAQGALGWIWARSPATVPIPGFKSVKQVEENCGALRFGPLTEEQMAEIDRILGR